In Roseovarius sp. M141, the following are encoded in one genomic region:
- a CDS encoding UPF0149 family protein gives MTRDSVPLIDAIAAAPDDAAQARLLRDGARDLMAGPAAIPDIATVALESTDDAETQAAAALLSSALDEARMARENDAPEGAALIDTLDEALTARDAARPFAPALRLRLAQIYARAGLAPPEFAMLTADVMDGDEAGSEEMPDLGALIDPILQEIGDDPLQVHAALVELLAGLPPELAAMLVSMTVARPGAVEARLGLYWLLDAQPDLRLAAATALVSRAEAGTLTPEIGALLPTLRKWLPEDAARAALDGVIRRQMQHGASRTAGRGPTIHRAAISLPDGAGAQSLIAAVQIGSRRAVAMAMLKQGHGVKDAFVIPCTSATEQKQMLARILDEMETFEDAPDMLAAMLARGLGEGLELGLMPAPGMVDLAEILGPDALTPAAGDTEAILDAIGAAEALESLPAPRRTALVKASADWMGHFEQADSWFEDTGALRDAIGRARTDKGRETAVWKHLAGRRAWWARQFAVSAAVLKSAAGVDQALWLSFAAVAQALVDGRSLKRIPIMADIMAMTLDAAAARDGDILPISRSGAPDDIGALLAEAGMSAAYLQGYLTALAIAPLQPSPQDWLGALLGGIEFPGEGVIDHLMGFLMMQANQTDDDAADPEIVARNLTALDEDGLKDWAAGFDNLVMATRGSWPAKLLGADDKRILRDLKKIATGAEGDTLRNVLPSWVPRRHELRR, from the coding sequence ACGAGGCACGGATGGCCCGGGAGAACGACGCGCCCGAGGGCGCGGCCCTGATCGACACCCTCGATGAGGCGCTGACAGCGCGGGACGCGGCCCGGCCGTTCGCGCCGGCCCTGCGCCTGCGTCTCGCGCAGATCTACGCGCGTGCGGGCCTTGCGCCGCCGGAATTCGCCATGCTGACCGCCGACGTCATGGACGGGGACGAGGCCGGGTCCGAAGAGATGCCCGATCTCGGCGCGTTGATCGACCCGATCCTGCAGGAGATCGGTGATGACCCCCTTCAGGTTCATGCCGCGCTTGTCGAGCTCCTCGCCGGGCTGCCGCCGGAGCTGGCGGCGATGCTGGTTTCCATGACGGTCGCGCGGCCGGGCGCGGTGGAGGCGCGGCTCGGTCTTTACTGGCTGCTCGATGCACAGCCCGACCTTCGCCTCGCCGCCGCAACGGCGCTTGTGTCCCGTGCCGAGGCGGGGACACTGACGCCGGAGATTGGCGCGCTGCTGCCGACGCTGCGCAAGTGGCTGCCCGAGGATGCCGCGCGCGCCGCGCTCGATGGGGTGATCCGCCGGCAGATGCAGCATGGCGCATCCCGGACGGCGGGGCGCGGGCCGACCATCCACCGGGCCGCCATAAGCCTGCCGGACGGTGCCGGCGCACAAAGCCTGATCGCCGCCGTCCAGATCGGCAGCCGACGCGCGGTTGCCATGGCGATGCTCAAGCAGGGCCACGGCGTGAAGGATGCCTTCGTCATCCCCTGCACAAGTGCGACCGAACAGAAGCAGATGCTGGCCCGCATCCTGGACGAGATGGAAACCTTCGAGGACGCGCCGGACATGCTCGCCGCGATGCTGGCGCGCGGTCTCGGTGAGGGGCTGGAGCTGGGTCTGATGCCGGCGCCCGGCATGGTCGATCTGGCCGAAATCCTCGGCCCCGACGCACTGACCCCCGCCGCCGGCGATACCGAGGCCATTCTCGACGCCATCGGCGCGGCCGAGGCGCTCGAAAGCCTCCCGGCGCCCCGCCGTACCGCGCTGGTCAAGGCCAGCGCCGACTGGATGGGGCATTTTGAGCAGGCCGACAGCTGGTTCGAGGACACCGGTGCATTGCGCGACGCCATTGGCCGCGCGCGAACGGACAAGGGGCGCGAAACCGCTGTCTGGAAACATCTCGCGGGCCGGCGGGCCTGGTGGGCGCGGCAGTTCGCGGTCTCTGCGGCGGTGCTGAAATCAGCAGCCGGCGTGGACCAGGCGCTCTGGCTGTCCTTCGCCGCAGTAGCACAGGCACTGGTCGACGGGCGATCCCTGAAGCGGATCCCGATCATGGCCGACATCATGGCGATGACGCTGGACGCGGCCGCAGCGCGCGACGGGGATATTTTGCCGATATCGCGCTCCGGTGCGCCGGATGACATCGGCGCTCTGCTCGCCGAGGCCGGGATGAGCGCGGCCTATCTGCAGGGCTATCTCACGGCCCTGGCGATCGCACCGCTGCAGCCGTCGCCGCAGGACTGGCTGGGCGCGCTTCTCGGAGGGATCGAGTTTCCGGGCGAGGGTGTGATCGACCACCTGATGGGATTCCTGATGATGCAGGCCAACCAGACCGATGACGACGCCGCAGACCCGGAAATCGTTGCCCGCAACCTTACTGCCCTGGACGAAGACGGCCTGAAGGACTGGGCTGCAGGTTTCGACAACCTCGTGATGGCGACCCGTGGTTCCTGGCCCGCAAAGCTTCTGGGTGCCGACGACAAGCGCATTCTGCGCGACCTCAAGAAGATCGCCACGGGCGCCGAAGGCGACACGCTGCGCAATGTGCTGCCATCCTGGGTACCCCGACGCCACGAATTGCGGCGGTAG